Part of the Deltaproteobacteria bacterium genome is shown below.
GAAGAACCTGGATCATCAGTGCCGGCCAAAGAGGCAACCGAGCTTTTCTGAAACTGCTCCTTGGCACCAGAGCCTGAGAAATCCCCTTGCTCACTACTGCTCTGGCTGGGTGCGGCAGAGTCTGCTGCAGAGTCTGGAACGGTCTGGGGACTTTGCTGCCGCACGACCACAATCACCTCGCCGCAGGCCTTGCACTTGAATCTCGCTCTCTGGCCGGCAGGGATCTTGCTCTCATCGATCCGGTACTTCTTGCCGCATTCGTCGCATTGTACTTGCATCATTGTTCCTGCTCCTTATGTTGAAATCTTCTTGATCATTGCTTTCTGGAATTCGATTCTTTTGTCTTCCCGGGGAATCTGTCGGGCCAGATAATTAATCAGTTCTGGAGCGAGGTGTTTCGAAATCCTTGACTGAGAGACTCCTATTTCGTCGATGCCCTCTTCGATCAGCAGGTCGGCCATGGGGCCGACCGCAACAGTGAGGGCGTCTTTCAATGAGTGAATGAATTCCTCCTTGAGAACCTCACCGTCTTTTTCCACGTGCTCTACCAGACCAGTGTTGGCGAGTTTGATCAGGTTTTCCCGTAGAGTAGGCAAATTCATGCCCACTTCTTTGGCGACTTGAGAGATGGGTTTATTCTCGTCGATGGCAAGAAGGAGCCGCATCATTTGAGGATCTAGAGAGACATTGCCCATATCGTCCCGGATAACCTTCCGGAAAAAAAGGCCGGGCAACTCGCGAGAGGAAAACTCCATTCTCCTATTCTCCTTCCCAATTCACTTGCTGCTGTCAATAGAAGAGGGTCCTGCTTTTTTTGCAGCCTGGCAGAATCGAACTACTCGCACATTGTGCTTGCAGGCGCCGGAATCCCTTGCCAACCACCTGATTATTTGCACTTTCTCACTGCTGAAAAGCACAAATCATGCCAGTCCAAAAAGATGATACAGCCACACAGTTGACTCTGCTCGATCGCGCCAGAATTCCCGCCAGCAAAGGCTGAGCCCGCCCATTGTTCACTATCATCCTGATCTGCTGTAGAGTCCGGCGTAGAGCAGGCCAAAGTGATTCAAAACCATCATGAAATCTGGCAATCTGGTTACTTTGAGGGCTCATGCTGGACAGTTCAGCAAAAGGGATGGCTGGCAAGAATAAGCGGGCAGCAATTATTCCAGTCAGACTAGCTGCACACTGCTCACTCGAAAGTCGGCTGGCTTGGCAGCAGGGGTTCCAGTGGACAGTTGCCACAGAGAGGCTGCGGCCGGCAGCGGTGTTTGCCAAGCCTGACCAGTAGGGCGTGATACTCGTTGAACAGTTTGGCGTCAGGAAGCAGGTGGTCCATGAACAGAGCTTGCAGCTCTCCGTAGCCTGCTGCAGCACTGCACAGACCGTGGCGATGTAATATTCTTCGAGTATATGAATCCACCACAAAGACAGGTCTGTTGAAGCCATAGAGAAGAATACTGTCTGCAGTCTCAGGCCCTATACCGTTGATGCTGAGCAGTTCTCGGCGGAGCTCCGAGGTGGAAACCTGGCTCATGGCTGCCAGGTCGCCATTGTACTTCTCTACCAGGTAGGTGATCAGGTTTTTCAATCTGTGAGCTTTGACGTTGAAGTAGCCTGCAGCACAAATGTACTCGGCGAGTTTCGCCCTCGGAAGGTGGTAGAGTTTATCGAGCGAAACAAGCCCTTCTTTGTGCAATCTGGCAATTGCCTTTGCAGCGCCCTGCCAGCTAGTGTTCTGAGTGAGTATAGCACCGATCATCATTTCCAGGCGGCTGGACGCCGGCCACCAGTTTTGCGGCCCGTAGGCCTCCCAGAGATGACGGTAGATTGTCTGAAGGAGCTCTCCAGGATCATCTGGTTGAAAAGAAGGCCGTTTGCTTCTCAGCATCTTCGAAGTGGATTTCATGGTTTCGGGTGTCTTCATAGTTATCAATGCCCTCGCTGGAGAGTGTCCGCGGAGTGAGATCCACATCAGGCATGGATCTTAACATATTTGCCCAGGATGTCTTACGAAAACACACTCAGGGCTGATTGACATTATGGCCTTCAAAATAGTAAATACGGCAGCCTTTTTTGAGTTGGTGGTTTCGCAACACCCGCCCAGCAGACAGGAGTCGAGTTAGGCTGCAGAGTCAAAGGAGCTGTCGACCAATGGAATGTGGCCATTGACCCCGGTCTGGACTGCGCAAATCTATGGTTGCTGCTGTTGCAGATGTCCATGTTGTTGGCACGGTTCCTGCTTTGAAACAGGAGAGATCATCACATAATGTGGGACTGAGCAGCGAAGAGCAGCACATAAACAGACGAGCTCCAACAGCACTGTAAATCAACAAGATGAACTCGGCAGAATCGGTAGAAAATATGGGGAGGAGAAAAATGAAATTAGCCAGCAGGCTAATCTGCTTCAGAAAAGTGTTGCTGGTTTTGATGGTATTCTGGTTTTGTAGCAGCTGCACCCAGGTAAAGGAGTTGGCGCCATTCATGTCTGCCAGGGAGGACTCTGGAAAGAATATCTCCCAGGAAGAGACCTCTGCCGCGGTTGCCCGCGAACCCGAACCCCAGAAACCGGTTGAAGAGGCAAAAGAGTTTATCCATACAGTTCGCTGGCCAGGCGAGAGCCTGTCGCTGATAGCCAAATGGTACACTGGTGATGGTGCTAACTGGCGGGTTCTGGCCAAAGTCAACTCGAGACTGAATCCCAATCTGATCAGAATAGGCGACAAGATCTATATTCCGGACGATCTTCTGAAGACAAAAGAGTCCTTGCCGCGAGACTTTTTGGGCCGCAATCGTTCGAAGCGGAGACAGAGGAGTACTTCAACAGGGAGCATTCCAGAACCTGCCGCCGGAAAAACTGCAGCCACAGCACAGGGTGTACCAGGCAGCAGTCGGACTTCAGTCCAGGCAGGAGTAGTATCTTTTTCACCTCCGTGAAGACTTTTTTCGAAAATTTGGTATAAATAATGCATGTGTAAAATTACCGAAGTAACCTCTCCCTCTCTTCATCTCTTCACCTCCTTTTCGGGCCCCCCACCGCTAACAGGGTGGGGGGTTTTTTATTGCCACAAGGCTGACTTTTGCCGGGCCGGCCCACCTGCAGGAATTGGTGGACCCGTTAGACAGAATGTAGCTCATCCTCGACAATAATTGTCACATGGAGATCTTGGCGAGTCAAAAACAAGACGACTGACCATTTTTCTCTTGCCACATGTGGTTGCTTTCCTGTAATTTTGGGTCTGTCCAATTGCCATCTGACGGCCATCTTTTGAAGGGAGAGAATTCTCATGAGACTTAATGAAATGAGACTGGTTGCTTGCCTTTGTTGCCTGTTGATTGCTGGTAGCGGCTGTGCCGTGCTGTTGGCCGGTGCAGCGGGGGCTGGCCTCGGCGTTGGCGCCTACAGTTATATCGAAGGTAACCTCAAAAGAGATTATGCCGGGCCCTTCCCCAGGGTGTGGAACGCAACCGAACAGGCCCTGGAGCAGTTGGAGATTCCTGCCACCGTAGAAAATAAGGATGCCTTTGGAGGATTGGTTAAGGGCATTATGCACGACGGGACCAAGGTGACCATCAAATTGAAGAAGAAGTCTGAAAGTCTTACCGAGGTCGCCGTCAGAGTTGGTCTGTTTGGAGATAGAGAAAAATCCTATCGAATTCAGGAAACTATCACAGAGTTATTCAGAAGACCACCAAAATAGAAAGTACGCTGTTTTCGAGAACCTGTGTGGACGGAGCTGCCAGCTCCGTTTTTTTAGCTCCTGCACTCGGCGCGAATAGCTCTCTTGCATGCCTTTTGACAAGAAAAGCCAGGACACCACATTCCAGCAGCAAAGGTAAACTGGCAGCTTGCCTACTCTAAACACTGTTCCCCCCATGATATCTAGTCGTTGTATCCAACAAATTAGCCAATAGTGGAAAATAATTTCCCAAAAATGTGAGTTTTATTTCCTATAGATGGAGGAAAAAGCTGCTGACAGTAAGCATAACCTATTAATATTAAAACAAATTGATAGATAGTGTGTAGTTGGCACATTCCTTTCAATTCAGTTAAGTGAAATTTGAGTGAAATTGGCTAAGGACTGCAGCATAATCAGCCCGGTTGTATTTTCTGCTGCTTGCTCTAACAACACAAGGAACAGGCTGGGGGAAAGAAAGTACTTGGACACAAAGCATTCTAATGGCTGCCAGAAGCCGCAATCGTTTCGAGAAGTCACCGAGATAAAACAATGATAAGGCAGATATTTTCATTTCTGATTCTTTCAGGCACGGTAATTTTCTTCATACTGGGGCCATTGAGTTACAAATTTACAGGGAGTTTCCTCTTTCTGTTTTACTAGGAGGCAAACAGCTGGATTGCTGCATACCTGGCAATCTCTTATTAGTCAATCATGAAACGAAATTTACGCAACATATTTATACTGCTCACCCTGTTTTCCCTCTGTTCAGGTATAGTGCTGTTCGTTCTCAATGTGAGTGAGAAACCCTTACATAGCAGCAGCATCAGGGTGCAGGAATATCCAGTGATAGTGGTGATGACCGACAACAAGGGGTGTCGCACTCGGGTGGAGATGCGCAGCTTTCTCGCAGAAGCACCAGCGGCAGAGATCCCTTCCAGATGATTAGAGACTCAACACCATCTATGGTGTCTATATAAAGCGCGATGGGTAGAAGCTCTTTCCTCCTTGTCTGACTCTACCCGGTTCCCCACCGACCCCCGGCCCAGGTCGGTGGGGGTTTTTTTTGGGACTTGCTGTGAGACCTGCTGGCTCAAGCAGATAAAGTAACCTTTTTGCAATCTCTTTCGGACTCTTGTAGGATGATTGAGATTTCTGCTAATTGAGCTATTGAAAAAAAATTCTAGCATTGTTTGGGGAGAGATCTAGTGAGGCCTGGCACAGCGAGTTATAATGCCCTGCACCGCATCAGACGACGAAGCGTCCGGGTTCCTGTGTCTCAGGAAGTGTCCTGCGAATGCGCACATGGCGAACTGCGAAAGGGGAAGGCCATCAATCTCGGCAGCGGCGGTGTCTGCACTTTGCTGGCGGCTAGTGAACATTTTGATGTCAATGCCAGAATCCAGATTGAGTTTCTGCTGCCGCATACACTCAATTCTGTTCGCACAGGGGCGAGAATAGCGTGGCGTTCGCTCATTTCAGAGGGGCAGGGCAGGGCACAAGATTCTCAGGCAACCGGGGTTGAATTTAGAGATCTCCCGGTTGATTATCAAAGTCTGCTTCATGAATATGTGTTAACCCGCTTCATCTCTACTGAGAGTTTGCTCAAAGGGCGGGGCATTGTAGAAGTCATGAATCACATCAGAAATCTTCGCCCTTCAGAAAGACTGCGCTATTATCACCTTCTCATCAGAAGAACCACCTTTCTCGCTTGCCGTTGAGATGATCATTTCATGAATTATTTTCAGGATGCTGGCATGGAAGGAGGCCCGCGCTGCGGTGGTAGACCTGTTCATGTAGGCCGGTATCTGCACTGGCCGATGGTCAGTATATGAATCTGGGCGGGTACGGAGGGAGCCATCCTACAGGTCTCAAAGCGTTTTTTTGGGCCTGTTGCATATCAGTGCACTGACACAACAGACATTTTGAAGTGCTAGAACTCGAATACCTCTGAAAAAATCTTGGCCTCTGTTTTTCTTACGGAAAATGCGCCAATATCATACAGGAAAGCGATGTAGTCTTCTAAGCTTAAAGGTTCAGTAGAGGAGTATTGTTTGAGGGCCAACACGTCTTCTGGAGACACTGAGAGATCTGACTCCAGGTTAAGTTGGCTGGTCTTTCGACTCTTTTTTCTGCAACTCATAAAACCATTCCAGCTGACCGTATCTTGCAAAATATCCTTTGATCTCTTCGAGATCGATATGGGGCAGAGAAACGAGGTGCTTTATGTCGGCCATTTCTTTGAAAATTCTATCCGGGTCATTCTTCATGGCAAAGACCTTGAGGGCCACCAGGTGCTCGGGACTGACCACTGGCACACGCATCACATCCAGCACAAGAAGTTCTCTTGAGTGCTGCAAAATTCTCTCTGCCGTCTCACCTCTCACATAGACGAAATCAATTCTCCCCAGTTTTGGTATGGCATGCACGTGATTCGAGAAGCCAGCCGATCGGTGCAATGTTTCATAGCCGAGGGATTCCACATAGGAGATGACCTTTTGCTGCTCTTTCCCTCGCACGAGGAAATCCACATCTTGAGTTGCTCTGAAAAATCCATAAGCCTGCAAGGCAAAGGCCCCGATAAGAGCATAATCTATGTTCTCCTGTCGAAAGTAGTCTGTGAGCAGTTTCAGGGTATTTTTCAGATTCATAAACCAGCAAATCCTGCCGTTAAGGTCTTCGCACTTGGGTGTCTTCACCTAGAGGGAATCATTTTTGCTCCCTGAACAGGTGAAATTAGCGGTCAGTATCGCATATGGACCCTTCTGAAATCAACAGGATACAATTCATACAGATCTAAATCGTAGGGTCGATCTCCGTATCGATCGACATATGGGATACGGATCTAGGCGGGTACGGAGCCCCGCCCTACGGTGGAAAAACGAATTGAGGTAGGGCCGATCTCCGCATCGGCCGTCATGTACTGACACGGCCGGATCCTGTCAAAGTGATCAACGCTATTTCGGAAGGTGCTGCCAGACGAAGCGGAGGGCCCCAGTAGCCAGCGCCGCGGCTTACGTATATGTATGTGCTGTCATGCAAATGCAAACCTGAAATGTAGGGCTGGCTCAGGCCCACCAGGAAGTTCCAGGGATAGTACTGACCGCCATGGGTGTGGCCACTAATCTGCAGATCAACACCTTCTCTGGCGGCGGCAAATACACTCCGCGGTTGGTGGGCCAGCAGGATCTTGACCAGATCAGAGGGAACCCCTGCCAGGGCGGTCTTTGGGCTGGAGATATGCTCGGAGAGGAAATGCCTGGCCGAATAATCAGTTACTCCGGCTACAACGAATCTATCTTTGCCGCGTCCGAGAATCTGGTGTTCATTGATCAGCACTGTGAAACCCAATCGGTCCAATTCTTCGACCCAGGGTTCGACTCCTGAATAGTATTCGTGATTGCCGGTTACGAAGAAACTTCCATAGGGGGCGCTCAGTTCTGCCAGGGGTGCCACATCGTCACGAAGGTCGGCTACGGACCCATCGGCCAGATCCCCGGTGAAGGCAATCAAATCCGGGGTCAGCCTATTTACTGCATCTACTATAGATTGCACAAAAGCCCGGCCGATAGTCAAACTCACATGAACATCAGTTATCTGAACTATGCGAAGCCCTTCCAGATCTGCAGGGAGATTGTCCAGGGGCACTTTGATGTGGACAGTTCGGGGCTGCCGCCGGGCCTCATAGAGACCGTAGCCAGTCAGGGCCCCTGTAAAGCCCAGGATCCCAAGGTTTGTAGAATACAGCAAGAATTGACGGCGGAGCTGGTTTGGCACTCCAGAAGAAATTGCTCGTCCTTTGCCATGGCGCCGCAGGAGAGCTTTGCACCCTCTGCCAATGGAAGCGGCCACCAGGAAGAGGTCGCGGACAAACAGGTGGATAAAGAGCAGGGTGAAGAAACCCAGGCTGATATAAGAGAGCCAGGCAAGAAGTTCAGTAGAAACGACTTTGCTGCCATGCAGTTTCAGAATAATAGTCGCAGGCGGCAGCAGGAAAAAGAAGATGAGGATTGCCCACCAGAGCGGTTTCCAATGAGGGCGGCTCTCGGTAGCAGCAATTGTCCGCCATCCTACATATCCATATATTAGGAGCAAGCCTCCAACAAAGATAATAAACCAGACCATATATCTCTCATGTGGGCTGTTCTCGAGAAAAAAGCATCGTACTCACTATAGCCTAGATGTGCTTGCAAGCAAACCCTGGAACGGATGGACAAGTGTGGTTGCCATGATTTCATAACAGTTGAATTCCAGAAGTTTGGCAGTCTCGCTGGTGACAGGGTTGGCTCGAGGAGAAGTGCCGCAGGACGCGGGATGCTGTGAGCACGCCAACGGGGAAGACCGGTAACTTTGCCCAATCTTGTCTTTCATTTATCATATCTCATGATGGGGTTGATCTCTTTGCAAGGCAGAGTTCACTAGCTCTGGTCAGAAACTTTCACACCGGTGGTAATTATTTTCCCATATTATTACCGCCACTTCCCTGTTACACTGGTAGAACAAGTCACTCAAGCAGCTGTAAGCTATTGTAGTCTATGATAAAAGTTTATTAAAATCGCTTTGGCACAGTTTTTTCATAAAATGCGGCCAAAAGAAATGCTTGTGACATCGGAAGCATTACATGAAAAAAGATACTATATACACTCTGAGAATGAGCAGCCGGATCCGCGAGGCCCTTGGGACAGCAGCGAAAAGGGAACGCCGAACAGTTGCCTCTCTGCTGGACAAAATCATTACAGATTATCTGGCAAAGGAAGGACTTCTCAGGGGACCGGAATTTGATGCTGAACGTCGAATGTTTCCCCGCAAAAAGATGACGATACCAGCGGTGACCCTCCTGCGAGCAGGATCAGAAGAGCAAAGTTTTCCCAGCGTGGTGCTCGACATCTCATTGGGTGGTGTTCTGGTCACTTACCCTAAAGGCTCCGAAATCAGGTTTTCCTCTATGGGCGAATTGCCTCGCTTCATCCTGTGTATTGAAATGCCAAAGGCGAAGGAGAGGCTTTGTTTCGACTGCAATGCGCGCCACATGCGGGATACGGGAGACGAGATACAAGTGGGTGCCACCTTTGAGGATCCCAGGGGGACGGATTTGCAGAAACTCAACAGATATTTGATGTAGAAAGGCAAAATATGAGGTGCCGTTTAACAGGGCATTTTTTTTCTAAAAGAATGTAATACAAATGACAGCTAAAGAAATACTAACCTTTTTACCAAGGAAAATGAAAGAGTGAATTCGCTGTTTTTCATCGAGATTATTTTCTCAGAGACTCCAATTTCTCCTGAACTTCCTTGGACAAAGGAGGAGAGTCATGAAGGCTGACAAATTGGTATTCATGGTTTTAGCAATTGTGCTCATGTGGTGCGGGCTTTCTGGAAACACAGTCCAGGCGAAAGACACCACGATGAGCAAGAAGATTGTTGTATTTTACGAAGAGGTCTCGCACGAGCAGGTGCTGGCGTATGCTGAAGAGTGGCAGGATGCCGGAGTTTCCGTAATTACGGAGCTTCCCTTCATTAATGGTCTTGTTCTGGCAGTACCTGCAGAAATCTCTTCGGCTGAGCTGGCAGATGACCCACGAGTTTTGAGTGTTGAAGACAACCAGACGGTGCATATCCAGGCCATTAGTGCTACAGCGGATGGTGGAGCAGCGGATGGTGGAGCAGCGGATGGTGGAGCGGCAGATGGTGGAGCAGCGGATGGTGGAGCAGCGGATGGTGGAGCAGCGAGGAGCCGCGGACGGTGGCGCTGCAGATGGTGGTGCTTATGATTCACCGCCCTCGTGGAGCCTTATCGAACCAGTCCCTGAGCCACCTGAGGATCATCGCCCCTGGGGAATACTCAAACTCTATGATCAGTTTGAAAGTCCAGGGTTACTCACAGATTATTTCGACCCGGACCGAGTGCCGATGGTGATAAAGCTGGCGTTGCGTCGTCTGCAAAAAGAGAGAATACGAGTGGCCATTCTGGACACTGGTGTTGATTATACACATCCCAGTCTTTCTGGCAAGATTATGGGTGGATTTGACGTCTTCACTATGACGCCGGGTTTGCCAGAAGATGACAACGGCCATGGCACGCACATCGCTGGAACAGTGTGCTCGCGTCTAGAGAATGATCCATTTGGCCTTGCACCTCCGGTGGAGCTTTACGCGGTTAAGATACTGGACAGGTATGCAATGGGCGATCTTTTCAACATCATCATAGGACTCAAATGGGCCATTGATAATCATATGGATATTGTCAATATGAGCATCGGCTATCGTGAGGACAGCCAAGCCATTCACCTGGCAGTAAGAAAGGCTTATGAGGCAGGGGTGATCATGATAGCAGCGGCTGGAAATCATTCTAATTGGGACGCTCCAGCCCCGGTAGCAGCTGCAGACGGTGGAGCCGCAGATGGTGGTGCAGCAGACGGTGGAGCAGCAGACGGTGGGGCCGCAGATGGTGGTGCTGCAGACGGTGGTGCTGCAGACGGCGGTGCTGCAGACGGTGGGGCGGCAGAAAGCGGCGGCGCCGGTTCCCAGGATGCCCTCAGCCGGTATGCAGTGATGTACCCAGCCCGTTATCCAGAGGTCATTGCTGTTGGGGCAAGCAATCAATACGGAGAAATTACTGCATTCACCAATAGTGGAGAAGAGTTGGATTTGACAGCACCGGGAACGCACATCGTATCCACCAACGTATGGAAGTGGAGTGGGTTCGGCATCTGCAGTGGAACCAGTATGGCAGTTCCGCATGTGACTGGAACAGTTGCTATGATGCTCGCCATGGACCCAAAACTTAGTCCTGACAAGGTACGGGAAATCTTGAAGGAAACAGCAGATGAGCTTGACTTCGCAGCAGGTGTCGGTGTGGGTGATCTGAATTTGACTGCGGCCCTTAAGAGGGTTTGGTCTGAATCATTTATGAAGGCTTGGA
Proteins encoded:
- a CDS encoding endonuclease III domain-containing protein, whose protein sequence is MLRSKRPSFQPDDPGELLQTIYRHLWEAYGPQNWWPASSRLEMMIGAILTQNTSWQGAAKAIARLHKEGLVSLDKLYHLPRAKLAEYICAAGYFNVKAHRLKNLITYLVEKYNGDLAAMSQVSTSELRRELLSINGIGPETADSILLYGFNRPVFVVDSYTRRILHRHGLCSAAAGYGELQALFMDHLLPDAKLFNEYHALLVRLGKHRCRPQPLCGNCPLEPLLPSQPTFE
- a CDS encoding LysM peptidoglycan-binding domain-containing protein; its protein translation is MKLASRLICFRKVLLVLMVFWFCSSCTQVKELAPFMSAREDSGKNISQEETSAAVAREPEPQKPVEEAKEFIHTVRWPGESLSLIAKWYTGDGANWRVLAKVNSRLNPNLIRIGDKIYIPDDLLKTKESLPRDFLGRNRSKRRQRSTSTGSIPEPAAGKTAATAQGVPGSSRTSVQAGVVSFSPP
- a CDS encoding DUF3568 family protein, with the translated sequence MRLNEMRLVACLCCLLIAGSGCAVLLAGAAGAGLGVGAYSYIEGNLKRDYAGPFPRVWNATEQALEQLEIPATVENKDAFGGLVKGIMHDGTKVTIKLKKKSESLTEVAVRVGLFGDREKSYRIQETITELFRRPPK
- a CDS encoding PilZ domain-containing protein; translated protein: MRPGTASYNALHRIRRRSVRVPVSQEVSCECAHGELRKGKAINLGSGGVCTLLAASEHFDVNARIQIEFLLPHTLNSVRTGARIAWRSLISEGQGRAQDSQATGVEFRDLPVDYQSLLHEYVLTRFISTESLLKGRGIVEVMNHIRNLRPSERLRYYHLLIRRTTFLACR
- a CDS encoding nucleotidyltransferase; protein product: MNLKNTLKLLTDYFRQENIDYALIGAFALQAYGFFRATQDVDFLVRGKEQQKVISYVESLGYETLHRSAGFSNHVHAIPKLGRIDFVYVRGETAERILQHSRELLVLDVMRVPVVSPEHLVALKVFAMKNDPDRIFKEMADIKHLVSLPHIDLEEIKGYFARYGQLEWFYELQKKESKDQPT
- a CDS encoding metallophosphoesterase is translated as MVWFIIFVGGLLLIYGYVGWRTIAATESRPHWKPLWWAILIFFFLLPPATIILKLHGSKVVSTELLAWLSYISLGFFTLLFIHLFVRDLFLVAASIGRGCKALLRRHGKGRAISSGVPNQLRRQFLLYSTNLGILGFTGALTGYGLYEARRQPRTVHIKVPLDNLPADLEGLRIVQITDVHVSLTIGRAFVQSIVDAVNRLTPDLIAFTGDLADGSVADLRDDVAPLAELSAPYGSFFVTGNHEYYSGVEPWVEELDRLGFTVLINEHQILGRGKDRFVVAGVTDYSARHFLSEHISSPKTALAGVPSDLVKILLAHQPRSVFAAAREGVDLQISGHTHGGQYYPWNFLVGLSQPYISGLHLHDSTYIYVSRGAGYWGPPLRLAAPSEIALITLTGSGRVST
- a CDS encoding PilZ domain-containing protein, coding for MKKDTIYTLRMSSRIREALGTAAKRERRTVASLLDKIITDYLAKEGLLRGPEFDAERRMFPRKKMTIPAVTLLRAGSEEQSFPSVVLDISLGGVLVTYPKGSEIRFSSMGELPRFILCIEMPKAKERLCFDCNARHMRDTGDEIQVGATFEDPRGTDLQKLNRYLM
- a CDS encoding S8 family peptidase yields the protein MVEQRMVERQMVEQRMVEQRMVEQRGAADGGAADGGAYDSPPSWSLIEPVPEPPEDHRPWGILKLYDQFESPGLLTDYFDPDRVPMVIKLALRRLQKERIRVAILDTGVDYTHPSLSGKIMGGFDVFTMTPGLPEDDNGHGTHIAGTVCSRLENDPFGLAPPVELYAVKILDRYAMGDLFNIIIGLKWAIDNHMDIVNMSIGYREDSQAIHLAVRKAYEAGVIMIAAAGNHSNWDAPAPVAAADGGAADGGAADGGAADGGAADGGAADGGAADGGAADGGAAESGGAGSQDALSRYAVMYPARYPEVIAVGASNQYGEITAFTNSGEELDLTAPGTHIVSTNVWKWSGFGICSGTSMAVPHVTGTVAMMLAMDPKLSPDKVREILKETADELDFAAGVGVGDLNLTAALKRVWSESFMKAWKKSFKKHYKVAEKEDGLSDHDAWYDDNDWCTRKTPDSKRYKRASLCEILERSHATMVNKCCQETNMIQGVGGK